The following proteins are co-located in the Sporosarcina pasteurii genome:
- a CDS encoding ribbon-helix-helix domain-containing protein, which translates to MKTAEEIINHLNATGANVYDLSEQLGFGRSTLQGRLKRLMYKVNQEGRWVYTGDPDEEPKDVDVVSKKRMTTAKTTQTVSGVLNVSRDLSIHEALMQLKLVDKGVRTTITIQPEYMEEMKMLATKTRLRLSDLYTLAIYELLEKYHSN; encoded by the coding sequence ATGAAAACGGCAGAGGAAATTATTAATCATTTGAATGCGACAGGTGCAAATGTTTATGATTTAAGTGAGCAGCTGGGATTCGGAAGATCAACTTTGCAGGGAAGATTGAAAAGATTGATGTATAAAGTGAATCAGGAAGGACGATGGGTGTATACTGGTGATCCCGATGAGGAGCCAAAAGATGTGGACGTCGTTTCCAAAAAGCGTATGACGACAGCGAAAACAACCCAAACAGTGTCTGGGGTGTTGAATGTTTCTAGGGACCTTTCAATTCATGAAGCATTAATGCAGTTAAAATTAGTGGATAAAGGTGTAAGAACAACTATTACGATACAACCTGAATATATGGAAGAGATGAAAATGCTTGCCACCAAAACCCGTTTACGACTGTCGGATTTGTATACATTGGCTATATATGAGTTGTTGGAAAAATATCATTCAAATTAA
- a CDS encoding helix-turn-helix domain-containing protein produces the protein MNDFQAGNLIRKLRKENNLTMVNFARELGLSQPSLSRIESGNQEITLSLLEKVCTVFNISLSEFIHMLEDNSRLQRIEFSEDDKVATEEELDIILSEVFATLSFDQKKGFYALLLPYIKD, from the coding sequence ATGAACGATTTTCAAGCTGGTAATTTGATCAGAAAACTGAGGAAAGAAAATAACTTAACAATGGTTAATTTCGCAAGGGAACTTGGACTTTCCCAGCCTTCCCTATCACGTATAGAAAGCGGTAACCAAGAAATCACTTTATCCCTATTGGAAAAAGTATGTACAGTTTTTAATATATCATTGAGCGAATTTATTCACATGTTAGAGGATAATAGTAGGCTACAAAGAATTGAGTTTAGTGAAGATGATAAAGTGGCGACCGAAGAGGAGCTTGATATAATTTTATCTGAAGTATTTGCAACGTTATCATTCGATCAGAAAAAAGGATTCTATGCGTTGTTATTACCTTATATAAAAGACTAG